A genomic region of Prionailurus bengalensis isolate Pbe53 chromosome D1, Fcat_Pben_1.1_paternal_pri, whole genome shotgun sequence contains the following coding sequences:
- the LOC122482838 gene encoding olfactory receptor 4D10, giving the protein MELRNCTRVKEFTFLGLTQNQELSLVLFLFLLLVYVTTLLGNLLIMVTVSCESRLHTPMYFLLRNLSIADICFSSITAPKVLVDLLSQRKTISFNGCFTQMFFFHLVGGVDVFSLSVMALDRYVAISKPLHYVTIMSRGRCIGFIVASWVGGFVHSIVQISLLVPLPFCGPNVLDTFYCDVPQVLKLSCTDIFMLELLMISNNGLLTTLWFFFLLVSYMVILLVVRSQAGEGKRKAISTCTSHITVVTLHFVPCIYVYARPFTALPTDKAISVTFTVISPLLNPLIYTLRNQEMKSAMRRLKRRLMPSDRE; this is encoded by the coding sequence atGGAGCTGAGAAACTGCACCAGGGTGAAAGAATTTACTTTCCTTGGTCTAACCCAGAATCAAGAGCTGAGCTTGGtcttatttcttttcctgcttctcgTGTACGTGACAACTCTGCTGGGAAACCTCCTCATCATGGTCACTGTGTCCTGTGAATCTCGCCttcacacccccatgtacttcctGCTCCGTAATTTATCTATTGCCGACATCTGCTTTTCCTCCATCACCGCTCCCAAGGTTCTGGTGGACCTGCTGTCACAGAGAAAGACCATCTCCTTCAATGGCTGCTTCACCCAGATGTTTTTCTTCCACCTTGTCGGAGGGGTGGATGTATTTTCATTATCAGTGATGGCATTGGATCGATATGTGGCCATCTCCAAGCCTCTGCACTACGTGACCATCATGAGTAGAGGTCGTTGCATTGGATTCATAGTGGCCTCCTGGGTGGGGGGCTTTGTCCACTCCATTGTGCAGATTTCCCTGTTGGTTCCACTCCCGTTCTGTGGACCCAATGTTCTTGACACTTTCTACTGTGATGTCCCCCAGGTTCTCAAGCTCTCCTGTACAGACATTTTTATGCTTGAGTTGCTGATGATTTCCAATAATGGACTGCTCACCACACTGTGGTTCTTCTTCCTCTTGGTGTCATATATGGTCATATTATTAGTAGTAAGGtctcaggcaggggaggggaagaggaaagccATCTCCACCTGCACCTCCCACATCACTGTGGTGACCCTGCACTTTGTGCCCTGCATCTACGTCTATGCCCGGCCCTTCACTGCCCTCCCCACAGATAAAGCCATCTCTGTCACCTTCACTGTCATCTCCCCGCTGCTGAACCCCTTGATCTACACGCTGAGGAACCAGGAGATGAAGTCAGCCATGAGGAGACTGAAGAGAAGACTCATGCCTTCTGACAGGGAATAG